TCGGTGTACTCGTGCGCACAGTAGATGCGCGTGTGCAGTGGCAGCGAGGCGATGCGCGACAGCGAGTGCCACATCTGTTCCGCCGTGCCTTCGAACAGCCGCCCGCAGCCGGCGGCGAACAGCGTGTCGCCGCAGAACAGCGCATCGCCGCCATACCAGGCGATGTGGCTGCGCGTGTGGCCCGGCACTTCGAGCACGCTGAGGGCCGTACCGAGCCAGGGCAGGTCCAGGCGCCGGCCTTCGGTCACGGGATCGGTCACGTCTGCGATGCGCGCGTCGGCCGGGCCATAGACGCGCGCACCGCTGCGGCGCACCAGTTCGGCGACGCCGCCGATGTGGTCGTCGTGGTGGTGGGTGATCAGAATGGTGTCCAGCGTGAGGCGGTGGCGTTCGAGTGCGGCGAGCACCGGGTTGGCGTCACCCGGGTCGACCGCCAGCGCGCGCGTTCCGTTTGCGACCAGCCAAAGATAATTGTCGCCAAACGCGGGTATCGGATATATCTTCATGCGCCCGATTCTGGCGTGACGCTGACGCAATGACAATGTGTCGGCGTCACGCATGACGATCCACCGCCCCGTAAAACATGTCGATTCCTGGTTTGCACGAATGGCTGGATACCCCGCAGGGACAGTATGTCCAGCGTTGGGAGCACGCGCAGGTCGACGAAATGGTGGCCGATGTGTTCGGTTACAACGCGGTACAGATCGGCCTGCTGCAGCACGACTACCTGCGCGCAAACCGGATGCCGTTCAAGCTGTACAGCGACGATGCGCGCCCCGGCCCGTTGCCGGCGCTGGTGTGTGATCCCGTGCATCTGCCGTTTCCGGCCACCAGCATCGATCTGGTGGTGCTGCCGCATGTGCTCGAATTTGCTGCCGACCCGCACGCTGTGCTGCGAGAGGTGGAGCGCGTGCTGGTGCCGGAAGGCCAGGTGCTGGTGACCGGCTTCAATCCGTTCAGCCTGTGGGGCGCACGGCGGCGCCTGCAGGAACGCGATCCCTTTCCATGGAATGGCGACTGGCTGTCGGTGCCGCGCCTGCGCGACTGGTTCAAGCTGCTCAACCTGGACACGCAGGCGGGCTGTTTCGGCTGCTACCGTCCGCCGGTACGCAGCGAAAAATGGCTGGCGCGCTGGAGTTTCATCGAATCAGCCGGAGACCGCTGGTGGCCGTTTCTGGGTGGCGCCTATGTGCTGCAGGGTGTCAAGCGGGTGCATGGCATGCGCCTC
The sequence above is a segment of the Methyloversatilis sp. RAC08 genome. Coding sequences within it:
- the gloB gene encoding hydroxyacylglutathione hydrolase, with the translated sequence MKIYPIPAFGDNYLWLVANGTRALAVDPGDANPVLAALERHRLTLDTILITHHHDDHIGGVAELVRRSGARVYGPADARIADVTDPVTEGRRLDLPWLGTALSVLEVPGHTRSHIAWYGGDALFCGDTLFAAGCGRLFEGTAEQMWHSLSRIASLPLHTRIYCAHEYTESNLRFALAVEPDNQALIARARRVAKLRAADQPSVPFALAEELATNPFLRVREAAVIRAAEAHAGRRLNSPVEVFAILREWKNAF
- a CDS encoding class I SAM-dependent methyltransferase, with the translated sequence MSIPGLHEWLDTPQGQYVQRWEHAQVDEMVADVFGYNAVQIGLLQHDYLRANRMPFKLYSDDARPGPLPALVCDPVHLPFPATSIDLVVLPHVLEFAADPHAVLREVERVLVPEGQVLVTGFNPFSLWGARRRLQERDPFPWNGDWLSVPRLRDWFKLLNLDTQAGCFGCYRPPVRSEKWLARWSFIESAGDRWWPFLGGAYVLQGVKRVHGMRLITPQWSDRRAAARAVASVGSARRNTVPDRKFGT